The genomic region TTTGATGTGGGTGTGCATACGAGTGTGGTGTTGCAGGCGATCGCGACGGGTATGCCCGCCTTAGATGCGGGTGCGATGGGCCAAGATGCCCGTGGTAATGGTTCATTGATGCGATCGTTACCGTTGGTGTTGTGGCATCAGGGGAGTGATGCGGCCCTGGTGGCAGACGCCCATTTACAGTCGCAGGTTACCCATGGTGACGCCTACTGCCAAGTTTGTTGTGCGTTGTATTGTCTGTGGGCGCGGCGGCTTTTGGAGCGGGTGCCGTTCCCATGGAGTGAGGCCACCCGTGCTTTACGCGCGATTTACCAGCAGAACCCGACATTCCTGGATATTTTAGATTGGGCGGTTCGACCTGATGATCGGGCTGAAGGTCAAGGGAGTGGATACGTGATTGATGCTCTGAGATCGGCGCGGATGGTGATGCGCTCAGGGCGTTATGAACAGGTGGTAAAAGCCGCGATCGCCCTTGGCAATGATACGGATACAACAGCTTGTATCGCCGGCGGAGTGGCCGGTATTCGCGATGGGTTGAGTGCAATTCCGAGTCGTTGGATTGAACAATTGCGCGGCCAGGAAATTGTGTTGCCGCTCTTAGAACGATTGTTGGAGCGTTGTGTTTGAGTGATGAAGCATCGTCTGGAAGCCTCAATTATTGGGACATTGCTCGGCACGGCGGTCGGTGATGCGATTGGCTTGCCCTACGAAGGCCTGAGCCGTGATCGACGGCGGGTGCTGTATCCCATGATCAATCATCATCGCCTGGTGTTTGGCAAAGGGATGATCTCGGACGATACGGAGCATACTTGCTTTGTGGCGCAGTCGTTGATTGCTTCGGCGGGTAATGTCGAGCAGTTTCGCCGGGAGCTGGCGGGGCGTTTACAGTTTTGGTTATTGGGTTTGCCGGCGGGCATTGGCTTGGCGACGTTGCGATCGATTTGTCGTTTGTGGGTGGGAATTGCGCCGCAAAAATCGGGAGTGTTTTCGGCGGGTAATGGTCCAGCTATGCGGGTGACCTTATTGGGGGTTTGCTATGGTGATCAACCAGAATATTTACGCCGCATGGTCCAGGCTTCGACGCGGATTACCCACACTGATCCGAAGGCGGAATATGGGGCAATGGCGGTAGCGATTGCTGCTTATTTGGCGAGTTTAGGGCAGGATGTGTTGCCGAATGACTATGCCCAATTACTCAACGATCGCTTGCCAGTCGAGGCTGAGGCATTGCTTGATCTGATCAAACTCGCTGTAGCGAGTGCGGTGGCGAATGAATCAACGATTGATTTTGCCAATTCGATCGGTTGTCGTGGCGGTGTTAGCGGTTATGTTTATCAAACTGTGCCGGTAGTGATTCAAACTTGGTTGCGTTACCAGGATGATTATCTCAATGGCATTTTAGAAATTGTTCAGGCGGGCGGCGATACCGATACGACGGCGGCGATATTGGGCGGGATTATTGGAGCCAGGGTCGGGAAGCTGGGGATACCGCAGTTGTGGGTGGCGGATATGTTGGAATGGCCGCGATCGATGGATTGGATCGAGCGATTAGGTAGACGTTTAGTGCAGGTGCTGGATGGTGATTTACAGCCAGCGTTGCCGGTGTTTGTGCCGGGATTGATTTTACGGAATCTAGGGTTTCTGATGATTGTGTTGTTTCATGGATTCCGTCGCTTGTTGCCGCCGTATCAGGTGAAGTGAATATCCGGTTTGTGCTGGGATTTTGATGTTCGAATTTAATCACCAAGGCAATTAACTGTGTAACTGTTTTCCAATGCCACTTCGATTAATGCTTGGAGTTCTTCCAGCATTGCCATATGAGGATTTGTTTGTAAATCTTTCTGCATCAGACGTTGAAGGATTTGGGCGCGGATGATGCGATCGGCGGGTAATCGAGTTGTTTTGACATAATGCGCCCGCCGTTCGTCCTGGAACTGTTGGATAATCGCCTTAATTTTTGCGAGTAGCCGAATTGGCCCATGTTCATGCAACATGACATTAGCGTAGGCATCAAGTTCGATTGGGCTATGTGGAGTGCGTTGCTGATTCAGCCAATGAATATAATGAGTCCTTGGTTGATAACTCAATTTCAACTTGTTTTTTGTCCTGAACAATGAAATCCATGAATCTGGACATTGAGTAATAATGGCAGTTGCTGCTTGTCGTTTATTTGCTGCTTGCGAAACATTGCGATTCGGGGTATTGATTAATCCCCACGATCAGCAAGTGGAAATCTATCAAGCGGATGGCTCGATCGCCTAATTGGATAATCCGGCGCAGGTTGGTTGTTCCGCGGTTTTGCCCGGATTTGTGATTAATCTTCAGCGCATTCTGTGCTAATAAAAACCGCTATTTCAAAACTGGAATAGCGGTTTTTTGCGAAACAGTTGCTACAGCCTAACCCTTGACGCAAACTACTTGCTTCAGCGTTGCCACGACTTCGACTAGATCATTTTGGTTGGCCATGACCTGCTCGATCGGCTTGTAAGCCGCTGGAATCTCATCGAGAATGCCTTCGTCCTTCCGACATTCAACCCCCTCGGTTTGCTGTACGAGGTCATCGAGCGTGTAGGTTTTCTTGGCTTTGGAACGGGATAGCCGTCGTCCCGCCCCGTGGGAACAGGAGCAATAGCTTTCGGCACAGCCCTTGCCCTTGACGATGTAGGACTTTGCCCCCATCGACCCAGGAATGATGCCGTAGTCGTTTTCCTGGGCGCGCACGGCCCCCTTGCGGGTGACGTACACTTCTTCGCCGTAGTGGACTTCCTTCTCGGCGTAGTTGTGGTGACAGTTCACGGAGAGCACCGGTTTCGTCGGCTTGCCCCCGACTGCGTGACGCTCAACGATCGCCTTAAAGCGGGCCATCATCACATCGCGGTTGTACTTCGCATAAGCTTGTGCCCACTGGAGATCGCGCCAATAAGCGGCAAATTCTTCCGTCCCTTCGACAAAGTAGGCGAGGTCACGATCGGGCAGCCGTTCTCCCGCCATGCGCGCCAGTTCCCGGCCTGTGGACATGTGCCGTTGGGCCAGCATATTCCCGATATTGCGGGAGCCGGAGTGCAGCATCAGCCACACTGAGTCGGTTTCATCAATGCAGACCTCAATGAAGTGGTTGCCACCACCCAGGGAACCCATTTGGCGCATGGCTTTACCCGCTAAGTGGCTGACGCCGTTGTGTAAATGCTTGAAGTCCTGCCAACCTTGCCAGTTCAGCACTTGCTTATCGGCTTCGTTGTTTTCATTGAAGCCGACCGGAATCCTGGATTCGATGTCCTGGCGAATTTGCTTTAGCTTGCCATCGAGCTTGGCGGATTTGAATGGCATCTGAATCGCACACATGCCACATCCAATATCGACCCCGATCGCCGCTGGAATCAAAGCATCTTTGGTGGCGACGACAGAACCGACTAAAGCCCCTTTGCCGAGGTGAACGTCCGGCATCAATGCCACATGCTTAAACACAAAAGGCAGACTGGCTACGTTGCGGGCCATTTGGGTTTCAGCTTGACTCAATGTGTGATTGGCCCACGATAAAGCACGGGTTTGTTGAGTTAACTCCAGTTGTTCGTACGTCATAAGTGATCCACCGATTCAGGGCGCTGTGAAAAAAGGGCATGCCCGATGCTCTATTTGTAGTATATGTAATACGCAATGTCAAGCGCGATGTTGGCTGATTTCACGGGTGCTTGAGTGATGTTGAAGTGGCCTTTGTCTCGGGCTGCGGCTGCTCGCCGAATTCGCTTGAATGATTGCTAGTCAGCCTTTGGGCGACGAATGTAACACGAAGACGAAATTAAGAATCAACTGGGATGGTGGGATTCTGCTTTACAATAATCATCAATAAATACATTGTTTTTATTCGGCGCTTCACCAAATCAAATTTTGAAGTCGTCCTCTGTCTGTTTCTGTGCAAGTGGACGCTATAGCGGTTCAGTGGTGCACATCACCATGTGTGATGTTGCTGCCTAGCGCGTTGAGTTTGTGCTTGACGTGTATTTTCTGTCTTTAGCTTCATGCTTGGCATTGGGGCAGTTATTTTTGTTTGTTGAAAGTTATGTCCAGTTCGTCAGCTTTGCCTTTTCGCGTTACGGTGTCGCCGTCGCTGCTGGGCCGAATTGTATTGCTCCTGGAAGAGTTCGCCGGGCATCAAGGAATATTTATTACGAATTTGCGATCGGTAACCAATGTGGTTGCGGCGGAGCTGACACATCAGGAGTCGCTGGCGCTCGCAGAAGTTTCGGCTGGCTATGCCGTGGTGGTTGCTGATGGGTTTAGTGTCTTACTACAAGCGCAGTCAGTGCGTTCGCAGTGCCAGCTAAATCTCAGTTTTGTGCCGGATGCGATTAACCAATTTTTAGCGGATTTAGATGGTGCCTTAGATGTTGGTCCGGTGGCATGTAATGCAGCTACCAGGCAAACGGAGTTCACGTTGCGGTTGATGGCTTTGTGTGTGGCCTCCCCGGTTGCTGGCGATGCGGCACCCGATGTGGCGCAGTTGATTGAGCAATCAGAGTTATTGCATCAAGTGACAAAAACGATCGGTCAAAGTCTAGAACTGCCGAATATTTTAGAAACCGCAGTGCATCGTGTGCGGGAGTTTTTGCAAGTCGATCGGTTACTGATCCATCAGTTTGATATTCCGGCCCCGATCTGTGTGCGATCACTTGATGATGACGCACCGGTTGCGACTCCAGTGGACGGTGTGACCTACGAGTCCTGTGCCCATGATGCAATTCCTTCGGTACTGAACCAAATGGGCGATCACTGGGTCAATGCCTCGCGCAATTTGCGCGAAAAGTATCAGTCGGGCTTGATCATGTCGAAAACCCACATTGAAGGGATTCCTGAACTGGCCGAAGTTTTACAGTTTCCACCGATCGCCCAAGTCAAATCAGAACTCACGACCCCGATCTTGGTCCAAGGTGAATTGTGGGGGCTGCTGATTGCCCATCAATGTGACCGTGAGCGGCGCTGGGAGCAGGCAAACCGGAAGTTTCTCCAGCAGATTGTTGATCATTTATCGATCGCGATTTATCAAGCGCGGCTGTTTTCGCAGTTGCAAGATCAAGCGGCCAGCCTGGAGCAGGTTGTGGCCTCACGCACGCAAGAATTACGCACGGCATTAATGGCCGCTCAGGCTGCTGATGTCGCGAAGTCAGAGTTCTTGGCGACCATGAGCCATGAGTTACGAACGCCGCTGACCTGCATTATTGGTATGGCCGCCACCCTAATGCGGACGCCTAAACATGAGTTATTATCCGCTGAGCGTCAGCAATCGCACCTGCAAATTATTCACGATCGAGGGGCCGGATTACTGGCCTTAATCAACGATATTTTAGAGTTGTCGAACATTGAATCGGGCCGCACGGTGCTGAATATCCGCCGGTTTTATTTGTCGCAGCTAGCCAATCGAACGCTGCGTGAGATCGAGGATAAAGCGCAGGCTAAGCAGATAGGCCTGGTGCTTGATCTGCCGCCAGGGTTCGCGACTGAAGATCAGTTTGATGCTGACCCGCAGCGAGTGCGACAAATCCTGCTCAATTTACTCAGTAATGCGGTTAAGTTTACGCCCGTTGGTGGCACGGTAACCCTGCGTATCCGTCTGACCCCCCACGGTGTGATGTTTCAAGTCGAAGATACTGGGATTGGAATTGAGCTAAAGCAACAGCCCTTGATTTTCCAGAAGTTCCAACAATTGGACTCGTCCTATCAACGGAAATACGAAGGAACTGGTCTGGGCCTGGCGCTGACCAAACAACTGGTGGAATTGCAAGGTGGCCAAATTAAATTTACCTCTGAGGTCGACGTGGGGTCAGTATTTACGGTGACCTTGCCGAAGCAAGCGATTGACCCAGCGGACTTGCCGGATGAATTAACGATGATGCCGGTTTATATGCGGGTCATGCTGGTTGAGGGGAGTGAAGCCCAGGCGACGCTGATGTGTGACTTGCTGACGGCAGCGGACTATCAGGTGGTGTTGATGCAAGATTTAGAAATTGCGGCCTATCAGCTTGATGCGGCTTATCCAAATATTGTGATTCTCAATTGCGATCAACCTTATACGGCAGACATCATCAATCAATTCTGTGAAACGTTAAAAAGTCGTCAAATTCGCTTGCTAGCTGTGGTTCCCCAGGGCCAATCAATTGATGATTACCGCCATTTGGCCGCGGATGACTATTTGCTCACGACGGTTGGGCAACCGGAACAATTAGTCGATAAGGTGATGGCCTTATCAAGTTCAATTATGCTGCCGACCACGGCTTAGGGATTTGCTTTGTCTGTGGTGATGCGTGTCTGTGGCGATTCGATGGGTGTTACCAGCAGCGGCGGCGTGATTGTGGGGATTGGCTGTGATTGCCCCCTTCGGCATATAAATCGGCATAAAAAAAGGCCAACGGACGTTGGCCTTGTGTTACCTGAGTTGTTGAATGCTTGATTGAGTCGTGTTGGTTGTGTTACCTACTGGTCGTTTTGCCGTTGTTGGCGACGTTGCTGCCGCTGTTGCTTCATTTGCTCCATTTGGGCTTGTTGTGCCGGTGTGAGGATGGCCTTCATTTCGGCTTTCATTTCCTGACGGATAGCCTTCATTTCGGCTTTCTGCTGATCCGTTAAGTTCAGCTTAGCGCGCATTGCCTTGCGTCTTTCACGTCGGCTTTCGCGTGAGGGTCGCTGACCGCCATTGGCTTGATATTCCTGCCGCTGCTGCTGCCGCTCGGCCCGGGCTGCTTCGAGTTGGGCCAGCTGTTCGGTGGTAAAGACCGCTTTCATTTTGGCCTTTTTGCGCTGGTGAATCGCTTTCAGTTCGGTTTTCTGACTGTCACTGAGATTGAGCTTTTTCGCCATCCTTTCAATCTTATTGCCGCGGCCACCAGGGCGCTTTGCGGTGGCACTGTTGGTGGCGATCGGCGCAATTACTAATGCGGCACCAACAATTAAGGCGATGATCTGACGTTTCATCATGCGGTTAAGTCCTTGAGTTTGCGTGAGGAGATTGAGTAGTCGTTGCATATTGATACCTCTATCTTAAAAAATGGTCGGCTGGTTGACCTGAGACAAACGTCCTAACTTTGAATTCAGTATGTTAGGACCAAAGTCCCGATCGGGCCGAATGGGTCGTTAGAATTACGGAGTTGTATGATCTGTAACAGCATCGCCCGCAGTAATTGAATTCAATCACTGCGGGCGATGCTGGGATTTATTGCAACGCGGCGCTAAGGCCATGTTTGAGTAATATGTCTGTCGGAGCAATCGGCATTGCTTTACTGCTCGGTGTCGCTTTAACGCTCGGCGTAAGCCTTCATCGGCTCTTTGATAAACCGAATGTACATATGCTTGAACGTGGATTTCACCACGCGGGGTGCGCCAAAGTCGATCGCCATCATCTTCTCAGGTAACTTCCAGCCGTCGATTTGCAGTTCTGCTGGTGTCATCAGCGGGAATTGAATCGCGTCGAATTCGCCAATGAGATCCAAACGTTTGGCTGCCCGCATTGTGGGCATACGCTCTGGAGCAACTTGTAATACTTCGAGCATCGCTTGATCAAGTGCAAATACATCGCTGGTGGCTGCTAAGACCCCCAAATCCCGTGGTTCCCCAGCACTTGGACCATTGCCTTCATGGCCAATAATGCCATCGAGAATAGTCAAATCAGGATTAATCGCGCGGGCTGTTTCGACCAACATCATGCCAAACCGATCGGCATCCTTACCCGCTTCCATATGCCACCAAGCCTTCATTTTGCCTGGAACGCACCCGAACAGATTTTTCACCCCGAGGGTCATAGTCAGTTGCATATGTGACTTCACCTTCGGCAGGTTAATCACCACATCGGCATCCATCGCTTCTTTGCACAGTCGGAGATGCTGGAAGTCCTCCCCCGCCGCTTCGTAGCGTTTCCCTTTAAACTCGACGATCGGCAAATCTAATTCCGCCATCAAATCCAAATAACCATTTGACTTTGCCACGCCACGCGCACTACCAAAGGCGGGGCTATCACCGAGGAAAGGTTTTCCTCCCACCGCTTTGACCATTTTGGCCACGCAGTAGGCGATTTCCGGGCGGGTGACGCATTCTTTTGTGGGGCGTGAGCCAGTTAGCAAATTCGGCTTCAGGAGGACCCGATCACCCGGTTTGACAAAGGCCGCCATCCCACCCAACGGTGCAAGCACGGCTTCTAACTTTGTCTGGAGGCTCTCCAAATCGTAGGAAGTCGCACGGGTCAAGCTAACAGTTGGTTGCATGGCGTTAGGAGTGGAAAATGATGTATTCAAACTGTAACGCAGCCTTTAGAAATAAGTCATGCGATTCTTGAGGGATTCCTGGGTGGGTTTGAATGTCACGGTTGTGGGTAGGACGGTCAGTCCCTTGGGTAACTGGTCAAGGGCGATCGGTGGATCAACTTCAAGATTGCCGACATCAATTCCTTCATTTTGGGATGGTTCGAGCATAAAGGCTTTGAGCCAAAATGGGTTTTCCTGGAGCCGAATTCCTTTAAACCCGTTTTGAACTTGCTTGAAGATGATGGATTTAGTTCCACTGCTGTCGGTGCTGACGGTAAATTCGTTTGGCTTCTCTAAGTAAGTGCTGTAGATCGAGCGCATAATTGCCGACGGATCGATCATATACATGACAAAGGCTAAAGTATCGCCGGGAAAACGTTTGAGAATGACGCCTTCCGTGGCATCAGGTTTCCAGCTATACAGCTGACCGTCCACTGTGGCGAATAGCTCATCACTTTCTGTGGTGTCGTAATTGATGAATAGCGCTCCTTGGGAGAAATAGATGTTACCGGCATAGTTGATTGAGCGATGGCCCGCGCTTTCGGAAACAAATCGGAACGGAATCTGCACCGCTGCCGGTTTGAATAATTGGTCTAAAACCGCTTGAAAAGCGCGATTGCTTGGACTATCTGGGGCGGTTTTGACTTGCTCATACATTGAGACTACGCCTTCGAGATAGCCCGTATCCGGTTTCGGTGGCAACGCGGCGGCCTGTAGCGGTAACGCATAGATTAAGCCCGCAGTGAGGGCAAACAGCATCGAGATCGCCAATTTATGCCAAGTTGCTTGGAGATATTGTCGGAAGTGGGAATTCTCAGTCATGTTGGTGGTGTGACGTTAGAACGATTTGCGTGGTAGTGGGGCAGGGTGTGCGGCGGACCCACGGTATGTTGTCGCAGCAGTGTTTTACCAGACATTTTCAATCACATTCATCGCGCGTAAATGGGCCGGAACGTCATTCTGCTCGCTATCATCATCAAGGCCACTATCGTCATTAATGGCTTTGCGGGCATTGTCGGCAATCACGGCATTGGCCAGTAAATCCAGCGCCTCAGGTTTATCCAGATTGTGCAAAGCCTCGGCATACTTACGACTATGGGTGGGCCGCACGGATTCCTGACAGTAGTTTGATAGCTCGCGACTTTCGGTCATGACAGAGAACGCAATTTCCTTGGTCGGGGGATTCCCATAGAGCGACATGTAAAGCAAGTTGACCATCGATGCATCATGGACCGGAATATTATATTGCCTTACGATTTGAGGCCAATAGCGGAGGGCTTTGAGGCCCTCAAGACCACCTTTTTTGAGTCCGGCTTCTTCGCAGGCATCCTCAAATTCCTCAATCCCTTTGGGGCAGCGTTGGCGTTCTTCCATCATCTTGGCTAAGACTTGTCCCGCGCGGAAGTTGCGGGTGGGACTGCCGGATACCGGCAGCATCATACTGCCCCGGACATCGGCCACCATTGCGGTGAGCTGCGAAAAAGTATGATCGCGGACTTTTTCCATATCGCCGCCTTTATTCAAGGCCGCTTCAATGCGTTGGACGCCGTAGCCTAGTTCGGTCAGGGCGATCGGCTGGCGAGTATAGAGGCGTTTGCGATCGCGGCGGCACATGGAGACGGTGGCGGCTTGATCAACACATTGATCCAGTAAGAGGGTCAGCAGCGTCGGTAGAATGCCGGTGTTCTTGCGATGGTAGGTATAGCCAAACCCCGCAAAAATCGAGGACATGTTTTTGGCGGCCTTAATGTATTGTGCTTCAACATTATGGATCCCTGGTGAAACCTGAATGTTGGGGGAGAGTTTGTCGAGCATGCGGGCCCCGAGCATTGCGGTTAGCGCATTGGGGTGGCAGAAGTTGGCGGTGAAACTATCGACGGGGTTACGCAATGCGCCATCGCGGTGGAAGCCAGAGAAAAATCCTAAGGTCGGCTGCTTTTCACACAGGACGTAGGATTCATTCTTGATATGGTCATGGCTAAATGACCCGGCTAAGCAGGCGAGCACCACATGGTCGCGATCCAGTTCGCTGCGTAGCGCCTGTGCTTGCTCAACGTCTTGGGCAATGTGATTACTGTTGGCACTGAGAACCACCAGATCACAGGTTTTGAGTAAATGTTCGAGGGTATTGGGAATCAGCTTGGTGCCTTCATCGTGGTAAACCATGCTGCGCATTGTTTCTACATGGTCAGGATCCATTCCCTGAATCGCGTCTTCAGAAAAAGCGCCCATCAGTTCACGCCCCTCCCTTGGGGCTAAGAGGAGGTGCTTGCCGTCGGTTTGCATCGCGCAGTTATATGCGATCGAGCCGGGATATAGACCGATGCTATAAAAGCCGACTTTGCCATCCTCTAATGCGAGAATTCGCTTTTTGATGGTTTCTTGGTCGAGGGAGGCATCAAAAAAACTGTTCTGCATTCTGTCTTTACCTATTCGCTGCACTGAACAAATGGCAGAGTGATCGTTGCCTGGGGGGAATCGGCTCAATCGCTGGTAAGCAGATTTGCTCACTCTACCAATTACCAATTGTAAGATGCAGTTGCTGCATCTTTAAGCCGGGTTGATAGGACTGTCGCGGTTTAGGCATTTTTTAGGTGCAACAATGTGCTACTGAATGCCACTGTTTTGCTCGCCGGTCAGTTGCTGGACCCCCAGACGGATAATCGATAACAGCAGAATCAGCAGAAACATGACCAAGCCGATCGTGCAGCCGTAGCTAAAGCCATCAGCACTAATGGATTCAAAGGCTTGTTCGTAGGAGTAGTACACCAGCGTTTTGGAAGCATTCAAGGGACCGCCGCGGGTCATGATGAAAATTTCTTCAAACACCTTTGTGGCGGAAATCGCAGAAATGACTGCAACCAGAAGAATATAGGGCTGCATCAAGGGCACCGTAATATCGAGATGCTGTCGCAAGCCATCGGAGCCATCGATCGCGGCGGCTTCGTAGAGATCCTGGGGAATCGCTTGGAGTCCCGCTAGATAGACCACCATGTAATAGCCGAGACCTTTCCAGATGGTGACGGCCATCACCGCAAAGAGCGCAATGTCGGGGCTGGTCAACCAGTTAAGTTGTTTGAAGCCGATCGCCATTAAAATTTGATTGAACAATCCCTCGCCGGCGTAAAGCCACTTCCAGGCAAACCCCGCGACGACCATGGAAATGACGACGGGGGTATAGTAGGCGACTCGGAACCACTGAATTCCCCTCAACCGTTGATTTACCAAAATCGCTAATCCGAGGGGTAAGCTGGCCAGCAGGGGCACAACACAGAGTAAGTAGAGCAATGTATTGCGCAAGGCTTGCCAAAAAACGGGGTCTTTCGCCAGTTTCTGGAAATTTTTGAGGCCGATCCACTGGGTTGTATCGGCGATCGGATCGAACTGCATCACACTCCAAAACAGCGCTTGCAGAACCGGATAAAATACTGCTGCACCTAGCACCGTCAGTGCCGGAAGCAGAAACCAGTATGGGGCCAGTTTGGATTGACGCTGATCAGTCGACGAACTATTCGACATCCTCTAAATCGACTCGACGAATGGTACGGCGGGGCGGCAGCGCTTGGGCGCGCCGACGGGAAGATAGGTAAGCCGGATAGTCATCATGGACATATTCCACTGTGCGGGTCGGTCGCCCTTGCTTGGAAAACATCGACATCATGCCTACGAGGGCAATGCCGCCTCCGAAAGTCAACAGTACACCACCCAAGGCCCAAGGCAAACCAGAGACGATCGACTGATCATTTCCACGTTGCGCCATTGCTTGGGGTGCCATTTGGGGCACGGGCGATGGTGGTACAAGGTTATTGGCCTTGGCTTGCAGGGTCAAATTATCAATCAGGCTTTGCTGACTGCGAATCTGAGTTTGCTGCTGATCAATTTTGGCTTTGAGTTGGTCAAATTCCAGCCGCATTTTTGCGTCTTGGTAAGTGCGGTCAGCCGGCGACATTGCGGTTGGCAGCTGGCTCGGAACTGGCAAAGTATTGGGCGGCGAAAAATTCTGCACGCCATTAGTGGGTGGCAAGGATGGGGGCATCGGCAAGAGCGAACCATTCGGATTCGAAATCGTCGGTGTGCCAAAGTTGATGCCCCCGCGCAGGACAATCATTGCTGCGAGTCCAGCGAGGGCAGCGCCGCCCAAAAAGGAAGTTGTGTCACTCATATCGCTTTGCCCCTTGCTGAATCAAGTTGCCTGTTGTGAATGGTACTCAGATGACCGATGGGTAACTGAATTGCGGTGCAACGTAACTAAATAGATGCCCAACAGCCATAGCCAGCGGTAGGATTATAGCCTGATTTTTTCGGGGTGGAACACTAAATCTGGTGTTTCTTCCCAAAACAACGGTTTAATATGTTTTTGTATTATGGGATACATGGGATTGATTGTTGCCGGTCGCACTATTGTTTCTGGGCAAGCATGACGCCAAACCAGTTTTGGGGGTCAGTCCAAATTCTTTGAACGTGGAGCTGTTGATTTTGGAGTTGAATTTGTAGTTCTGCTGGGTCAAATTTGCGCGAAATTTCACTGAGGATGGTTTCGTCTGCGGCCAGCTCGATCGTCAGGTTGATCGCCTTGAGTCGGATGGTCTGAGGTTGACGGCTGCGGAGGTGCATTTCGATTTGGTGTGTGGTTTGGTTATACAGCGCCACATGCTCAAATTGAGTGAGGTCAAAATTCGCTTCAAACCGATTGTTGAGGTGTTGCAGCATATTTAAATTGAAGGCAGCGGTGACGCCTTGGGCATCGTCGTAAGCGGCTTCGAGGATTGCTGGATCCTTGCGGAGGTCGATTCCGAGCAAGAAAAAGTCGCCGGGTTGTAGGGCCGCGCTGACTTGGGCAAGCAGTCGATCGCAACCGGCGGGGGTGAAGTTGCCGAGACTACTGCCGATAAACCCGATTAGCCGTTTCGTGGTGGTTGGTGTGGCGGCAAGCTGGGCCAGGGCGAGGTCATAGGTGCTAACGCGACCTTGGATCTGGAGGTCGCTGTAATCTTGGAGTAATTGTTTTGCACTGAGTTTGAGGATGCT from Romeriopsis navalis LEGE 11480 harbors:
- a CDS encoding carbohydrate ABC transporter permease, whose translation is MSNSSSTDQRQSKLAPYWFLLPALTVLGAAVFYPVLQALFWSVMQFDPIADTTQWIGLKNFQKLAKDPVFWQALRNTLLYLLCVVPLLASLPLGLAILVNQRLRGIQWFRVAYYTPVVISMVVAGFAWKWLYAGEGLFNQILMAIGFKQLNWLTSPDIALFAVMAVTIWKGLGYYMVVYLAGLQAIPQDLYEAAAIDGSDGLRQHLDITVPLMQPYILLVAVISAISATKVFEEIFIMTRGGPLNASKTLVYYSYEQAFESISADGFSYGCTIGLVMFLLILLLSIIRLGVQQLTGEQNSGIQ
- the egtD gene encoding L-histidine N(alpha)-methyltransferase codes for the protein MVSSSESIASTTTADNRLQLDDLLGPAALSHQPQSPQRELYQGLTQTPKTIPAQYFYDERGSQLFEQICDLPEYYLTRTETSIFRTCADELAQITGPCEIIELGSGSSTKTRLLLDAYQRLNQKHQIADLKYSPIDVSPSILKLSAKQLLQDYSDLQIQGRVSTYDLALAQLAATPTTTKRLIGFIGSSLGNFTPAGCDRLLAQVSAALQPGDFFLLGIDLRKDPAILEAAYDDAQGVTAAFNLNMLQHLNNRFEANFDLTQFEHVALYNQTTHQIEMHLRSRQPQTIRLKAINLTIELAADETILSEISRKFDPAELQIQLQNQQLHVQRIWTDPQNWFGVMLAQKQ